From a single Oscarella lobularis chromosome 20, ooOscLobu1.1, whole genome shotgun sequence genomic region:
- the LOC136199017 gene encoding mitogen-activated protein kinase kinase kinase kinase 5-like produces the protein MAAGRAAISRRNPENDFDLLKRIGGGTYGEVYKAKVIKSGQLSALKIIKIEPGDDFAIIQQEITVLQDCEHSNIVAYFGSYLRNDRLWIAMEFCGGGSLQDIYHITGGLNELQIAYVCGETLKGLEYLHGKNIIHRDIKGANILLTSDGLVKLADFGIAAQISATVGKRKSFIGTPYWMAPEVAAVDKKGSSAGYDHKCDIWAVGITAIELAETQPPMFDLHPMRALYLMTKRDFRAPTLTRKGKWSKEFHEFLRLSLVKDPRKRPSAKEMCQYIFVKRPLTKELMINLLRVSMNPDDIEPAVPDEPTEPDEDDEETSGSTSLSGPRRIASQRHALQNISRQPSQPSELERLRFTPPVSRMAASAVPEEPMSPPPIPTKQQQPTAAPPPPPTTAPAPEPPRLPPRSVKGPRPPAGPNPYTEEQPPKVPVRRSSTRARPPVEPPPLPSHTSKAPPPGRGKSVSNGNVKASKVHTSFTKIFSGCPVKIHCASSWIEPTTKDQYIILGASEGLYSLNASKPEATMEQLLPRPCTYIYVMANVLVTIAGRNQHLCMTNLLDAQNRDPGPRLVRRKTGHTIKVQESKACMKCCVARNPFSEQQYLCAATPNKIILMQWYQPMQKFLMVNTYNYAVPTPLDIFEPVVTRDQEYPLLTVSVYEDQDDSRNLHFEMINLSSSTNWYPQPYPGRLLEPKTVCQLEKDTVLVCYENVCKFVTIQGQLKPDTRQLSQVEFDHDAQAIVCLHGSVLSFYEQGMQGKSLLTGEVTSQIIDRHKKFRLLGSDKVIIIESRPVEEPDAVSNLYILSGTEAR, from the exons ATGGCCGCGGGACGGGCAGCGATCTCGAGAAGGAACCCGGAAAACGACTTCGACCTTCTGAAGAGGATCGGGGGCGGCACGTACGGCGAAGTTTACAAG GCTAAAGTCATCAAAAGTGGACAGCTTTCTGCGCTGAAGATCATCAAAATCGAACCGG gaGACGACTTCGCAATTATTCAGCAGGAAATCACCGTTCTTCAAGATTGCGAGCACAGCAATATCGTCGCCTATTTCGGTTCCTATCTCCG AAATGACCGACTTTGGATTGCCATGGAATTTTGCGGCGGCGGTTCCCTCCAAGACATTTATCACa TTACTGGGGGTTTGAATGAGTTGCAAATTGCCTACGTTTGTGGCGAAACGTTGAAG ggaCTCGAATATTTGCACGGGAAAAATATAATTCATCGCGATATCAAAGGCGCCAATATTTTATTGACGTCAGACGGTCTAGTGAAACTTG CCGATTTTGGAATTGCTGCTCAAATTTCTGCTACAGTGGGAAAACGGAAATCGTTTATTGGAACTCCTTATTG gATGGCTCCGGAAGTGGCTGCTGTGGATAAGAAGGGATCTTCGGCTGGATATGATCACAAG tgtGATATTTGGGCTGTTGGGATCACTGCTATTGAATTGGCTGAAACGCAGCCTCCCATGTTTGATCTTCATCCAATGag GGCTTTGTATTTGATGACGAAACGCGATTTTCGCGCTCCCACTTTGACGCGAAAGGGAAAATGGTCCAAAGAATTTCACGAATTTTTGAGACTGAGCCTCGTCAAAGATCCGCGCAAACGACCGTCGGCAAAAGAAATGTGtcag TATATTTTCGTCAAACGTCCTCTGACAAAAGAACTCATGATCAATCTCCTCCGGGTGTCCATGAACCCGGATGACATTGAACCAGCAGTCCCGGATGAACCAACGGAacccgacgaagacgacgaagaaacgagcggttcgacgtcgcttaGCGGACCGCGACGCATTGCCTCGCAACGCCACGCCCTTCAAAACATCTCCCGGCAACCGTCTCAACCCTCGGAGTTAGAACGGCTTCGTTTTACTCCTCCCGTGTCCCGTATGGCAGCATCCGCTGTCCCGGAGGAACCAATGTCTCCTCCCCCGATTCCAACGAAACAGCAACAACCAACGGctgccccgcccccgcctcCTACCACCGCCCCCGCGCCGGAGCCTCCGCGGCTTCCTCCGCGTTCCGTAAAGGGTCCAAGGCCTCCAGCTGGGCCAAATCCTTATACGGAAGAGCAGCCGCCCAAAGTGCCGGTCAGAAGGTCGTCCACGCGCGCTAGGCCTCCAGTTGAGCCTCCACCT TTGCCTAGTCATACTTCTaaggcgccgccgccgggaCGAGGAAAATCCGTTTCCAATGGCAACGTCAAAGCGTCCAAAGTTCACACGTCCTTCACGAAAATTTTCAGCGGTTGCCCAGTGAAAATTCACTGCGCGTCCAGCTGGATCGAACCCACCACAAAGg accaGTACATTATCTTGGGAGCGTCCGAGGGTCTCTACTCTCTCAACGCGTCCAAACCGGAAGCGACCATGGAACAA TTATTGCCAAGGCCTTGCACATACATCTACGTAATGGCAAATGTTCTCGTGACAATTGCGGGACGCAATCAGCATCTCTGCATGACGAATCTTCTCGATGCACAGAACCGTGATCCGGGACCTCGTCTCGTCAG acGTAAAACGGGTCACACGATCAAAGTGCAAGAATCCAAAGCGTGCATGAAATGCTGCGTTG CTCGAAATCCGTTTTCGGAGCAGCAATATCTGTGCGCGGCGACGCCCAATAAGATTATTCTAATGCAGTGGTATCAGCCCATGCAGAAATTCCTCATGGTCAAt ACGTATAATTACGCCGTTCCCACGCCATTGGATATTTTTGAACCGGTCGTAACGCGCGATCAGGAGTATCCACTCCTCACTGTATCCGTTTATGAAGA TCAGGACGACAGTCGTAATCTTCACTTTGAAATGATAAATTTGAGTTCCTCTACGAATTGGTATCCACAACCGTATCCGGGACGACTTCTCGAGCCCAAAACCGTGTGTCAACTTGAAAAGGATACCGTCTTGGTTTGTTACGAAA ATGTATGTAAGTTTGTTACAATTCAAGGCCAATTGAAGCCGGACACGCGCCAATTGTCGCAAGTCGAATTCGATCACGACGCTCAAGCAATAG TTTGTCTCCATGGTAGCGTGCTTAGTTTTTACGAGCAAGGAATGCAAGGAAAGAGTCTACTAACGGGAGAA gtgacgtcacaaattaTTGATAGGCATAAGAAATTTAGACTTCTCGGCTCGGATAA GGTTATTATAATTGAAAGCCGTCCTGTTGAGGAACCGGATGCAGTTTCCAATCTCTACATTTTATCCGGAACTGAAGCGCGTTag
- the LOC136199047 gene encoding cyclin-dependent kinase-like 4 — protein MAATTKMSPMEKYEKLGKIGEGSYGVVFKCRNRETGQTVAIKKFVESEDDPIIKKIAMREIRMLRQLKHGNLVNLIEVFRRKRKLHLVFEYCDHTVLNEIEAHPTGLVPVMVKKIIWQVLQAVHFCHSHNCIHRDVKPENILVTKVGIVKLCDFGFARILTGPGGEYTDYVATRWYRAPELLVGDTQYGPAVDVWAIGCVFAELLNGQALLQGKSDVDQLFLIRKTVGELIPRHLHIFSTNSFFKGVKIPQPKKTDPLEIRFPKASPEIMSFMKSCLRLEPSARPTCLDLLKHVYFDGFREETVPDLELLLERDARKQRKHKGVVSKSSQRVAPAPSHVEGPKLPQLSESHSPHPERKEDHKRKMDHLPSIS, from the exons atggcggcgacgacgaaaatgtCGCCGATGGAAAAGTACGAAAAATTGGGAAAAATCGGCGAAGGATCGTACGGTGTCGTCTTCAAATGTCGAAATCGCGAAACGGGTCAAACGGTCGCTAtaaagaaattcgtcgagagCGAAGACGATCCCATTATCAAGAAAATTGCCATGCGAGAGATACGAATGTTGCGA CAACTAAAGCACGGAAATCTCGTCAATTTAATCGAAGTGTTTCGACGCAAGCGAAAGTTGCATCTCGTTTTCGAGTATTGCGATCATACGGTTTTGAACGAAATCGAGGCCCATCCCACGGG ACTCGTACCCGTTATGGttaagaaaataatttggCAAGTGCTACAGGCCGTTCATTTTTGCCACAGTCACAAT TGTAttcatcgtgacgtcaaacccgAGAATATTCTCGTTACAAAAGTGGGCATAGTGAAACTGTGCGACTTCGGATTTGCGCGAATTCTAA CGGGCCCAGGCGGTGAATACACTGACTATGTTGCAACACGCTGGTACAGAGCCCCGGAACTATTAGTGGGAGATACGCAATATGGTCCGGCCGTCGACGTATGGGCAATAG GTTGCGTTTTTGCTGAGCTACTCAATGGGCAGGCTTTGCTTCAGGGAAAATCGGATGTGGATCAATTGTTTCTAATACGGAAAACTGTCG GAGAACTAATTCCGCGTCATTTACACATATTTAGCAcgaattcgtttttcaaAGGCGTGAAAATTCCCCAGCCCAAAAAAACCGATCCCTTAGAAATACGATTTCCCAAAGCGTCGCCGGAAATTATGAGTTTTATGAAG AGTTGTCTAAGACTCGAGCCGAGCGCTCGACCAACTTGTTTGGATTTATTAAAACACGTTTATTTTGATGGatttagagaagaaacggTGCCCGACTTAGAA CTTCTACTGGAAAGGGACGCGCGAAAACAGAGAAAG CATAAAGGCGTCGTTTCAAAGTCGTCTCAGCGTGTAGCCCCTGCTCCGTCGCACGTAGAGGGGCCCAAGTTGCCACAGTTGTCCGAAAGCCATTCACCTCATCCAG AACGTAAAGAAGATCATAAGAGGAAAATGGATCATCTTCCCTCTATTAGCTGA